One Oncorhynchus keta strain PuntledgeMale-10-30-2019 chromosome 23, Oket_V2, whole genome shotgun sequence DNA segment encodes these proteins:
- the LOC118401807 gene encoding spindlin-W-like, whose product MSKKRGRKRSSGELSESSGLSLSSTLDPNNLLGLRIEHNWREKGNLTKWKGTVLERLTVNTSLYMVKYDGFDCVYGIELFKDERVSNLQVLTEKVVNNKIKVPHDAPELVGKAVEHLFEKEDGEKNEWRGMVLSRAPIMTNWYYITYEKDPVLYMYQLWDDYKDGDLRILPEAENKHLLPADRKPGEETESLVGKQVEYVTDKGVKRTGLVIYQVPAKPSVYYIKYDDDFHIHVYDLVKTT is encoded by the exons ATGTCCAAGAAAAGGGGCAG AAAGCGTAGCAGCGGCGAGCTGAGTGAGAGTTCGGGTTTGTCTCTGTCGTCGACCCTAGACCCTAACAACCTGCTGGGCCTGCGGATTGAGCACAATTGGAGGGAGAAGGGCAACCTGACCAAGTGGAAAGGCACAGTGCTGGAGCGCCTCACCGTCAACACCTCCCTGTACATGGTCAAATATGACGGCTTCGACTGCGTCTATGGCATCGAGCTGTTCAAAGACGAGCGGGTGTCCAACCTGCAGGTTTTAACAGAGAAAGTCG TAAACAACAAGATCAAGGTGCCCCACGATGCGCCAGAGTTGGTGGGCAAGGCTGTGGAGCACCTGTTTGAGAAGGAGGACGGTGAGAAGAATGAGTGGAGGGGCATGGTGCTTTCTCGCGCCCCCATCATGACCAACTGGTACTACATCACCTATGAGAAGGACCCTGTGCTCTACATGTACCAGCTCTGGGACGACTATAAGGACGGAGACCTCCGCATCCTCCCTGAAGCTG AGAACAAACACCTGCTGCCTGCGGACAGGAAGCCAGGCGAGGAGACAGAGAGCCTTGTGGGTAAGCAGGTGGAGTACGTCACTGATAAGGGCGTGAAGAGGACTGGGCTGGTTATCTACCAGGTTCCCGCCAAACCCTCCGTCTACTACATCAAATACGACGACGACTTCCACATCCACGTTTATGACCTGGTCAAAACCACCTAG